The following coding sequences lie in one Deltaproteobacteria bacterium genomic window:
- a CDS encoding FG-GAP repeat protein encodes MAFAVAACGDDGAVSTMSGDDSSTTTVDASSSSSGGTTAIADGSSGGESSSSSTGAVADSSSDASSSTGTPNTPPVAVDDLYAALMDGVAIQVTADAGLLGNDADPDGDAIVVEAFDAASLQGGVVAVEADGALTYTPPAGYWGEDGFDYTIGDGNGGTATAHVRVMLAPTTIPLPAIGDDDRGFRIDGIANGDHAGWSVAGGGDVDGDGLGDVIVGVPDSDTPQADAGRAFVVMGRAAGDTVALADVADGDGGFVIAGEQAGDAAGSSVAIAGDVDGDGLADLIVGAPEADVASGDEGRAYVVFGRAAGAAVVLADLETDAAGFVIEGIAASDLAGAAVAGGADVNGDGLDDLVVGAPQANVAALGDAGRVFVVFGKADATPVALADVAVGTGGFAIEGFAAGDRAGDAVAPAGDVNGDGLDDLVIGVPLANAAGGNAGRAFVVFGKADTNAVDLLDVLAGTGGFAINGAATLDQLGDAVAPAGDLDADGLADIIVGAPGVEIEDGDFLRGRSYVVLGKASGTAVSASSLAMGIGGFAIDGEQTGDLSGWSVGGGADLDGDGFADAVVGAQNADYAGGTAGRGYAMWGRADATTISRGDLSQGIGGFAIDGEAGSDVAGWSIAAAGDVSGDGFGDVVLGAIGAAGGSATGRAYVVFGGDLRGAVYLRGSSGDDELDGSDIDEAIVGGGGNDTLRSLGGYDVLYGGPGDDLIELADNGVFRIDGGTGFDVVALVGDGLALDLPSYPELALVGIEGVDLTGSGDNDLFLELRDLRALSRTSNTLVVTGDAGDQVIADLTGSGLVDLGVTDGFHVWSDGVLQLVVADAVESFVQL; translated from the coding sequence ATGGCATTCGCCGTGGCGGCGTGCGGTGACGACGGTGCGGTCTCGACGATGTCTGGCGACGACAGCTCCACCACCACCGTCGACGCGAGCAGCAGCAGCAGCGGGGGCACCACCGCGATCGCCGACGGCTCGAGCGGTGGCGAGAGTTCCTCGTCGTCGACCGGCGCGGTCGCGGACAGCAGCAGCGACGCGTCGTCGTCGACCGGCACGCCCAACACGCCGCCGGTAGCGGTCGACGATCTCTACGCTGCGCTCATGGACGGCGTCGCGATCCAGGTCACCGCCGACGCGGGCTTGCTGGGCAACGACGCCGATCCCGACGGCGACGCCATCGTCGTGGAGGCGTTCGATGCGGCCTCGCTGCAGGGCGGCGTGGTCGCGGTCGAGGCCGACGGCGCGCTCACGTACACGCCACCGGCGGGCTACTGGGGCGAGGATGGCTTCGACTACACCATCGGCGACGGCAACGGCGGCACCGCGACCGCGCATGTCCGCGTGATGCTGGCCCCGACGACGATTCCGCTGCCCGCGATCGGAGACGACGACCGCGGCTTCCGCATCGATGGGATCGCCAACGGCGACCATGCCGGCTGGTCGGTCGCGGGCGGCGGTGACGTCGATGGTGACGGCCTCGGTGACGTCATCGTGGGGGTACCCGACTCGGACACCCCGCAGGCCGACGCGGGCCGGGCCTTCGTGGTGATGGGCCGCGCGGCCGGGGACACGGTCGCGCTGGCGGACGTCGCCGACGGCGACGGCGGCTTCGTGATCGCGGGCGAGCAGGCCGGCGATGCCGCCGGCAGCTCGGTCGCCATCGCCGGCGACGTGGACGGTGACGGCCTCGCCGATCTCATCGTCGGCGCACCGGAGGCGGACGTCGCCAGCGGCGACGAGGGCCGCGCGTACGTCGTGTTCGGCCGCGCAGCCGGGGCCGCCGTGGTGCTCGCGGATCTCGAGACGGATGCGGCCGGCTTCGTGATCGAGGGCATCGCGGCCAGCGATCTCGCCGGCGCAGCGGTTGCTGGCGGTGCCGATGTGAATGGCGACGGCCTCGACGATCTCGTCGTGGGCGCGCCGCAAGCCAATGTCGCCGCGCTCGGTGACGCTGGCCGCGTGTTCGTGGTGTTCGGCAAGGCCGACGCCACGCCGGTGGCGCTCGCGGATGTCGCGGTGGGCACCGGCGGCTTCGCAATCGAAGGCTTCGCAGCCGGCGATCGTGCCGGCGACGCGGTTGCACCGGCCGGCGACGTGAACGGCGACGGCCTCGACGATCTCGTGATCGGCGTGCCGCTGGCCAACGCGGCCGGCGGCAACGCCGGCCGCGCGTTCGTGGTGTTCGGCAAGGCCGACACCAACGCGGTCGACCTGCTCGACGTGCTCGCGGGTACCGGCGGCTTCGCGATCAACGGCGCGGCCACGCTCGATCAGCTGGGCGACGCGGTCGCGCCGGCCGGCGATCTCGATGCCGATGGCCTGGCCGACATCATCGTCGGTGCGCCAGGGGTCGAGATCGAGGACGGCGACTTCCTGCGCGGTCGCAGCTACGTCGTGCTCGGCAAGGCGAGCGGCACCGCGGTCTCGGCGAGCTCGCTGGCCATGGGCATCGGTGGCTTCGCGATCGACGGCGAGCAGACCGGCGACCTCTCCGGTTGGTCGGTCGGCGGCGGTGCGGACCTCGACGGCGATGGCTTCGCCGACGCGGTGGTCGGAGCCCAGAACGCCGACTACGCCGGCGGTACCGCCGGTCGCGGCTACGCGATGTGGGGCCGCGCCGATGCGACGACGATCTCGCGGGGCGACCTCTCGCAGGGCATCGGCGGCTTCGCGATCGACGGCGAGGCCGGGTCCGACGTGGCGGGGTGGTCGATCGCCGCCGCGGGCGACGTGTCGGGCGACGGCTTCGGGGATGTGGTGCTCGGCGCGATCGGGGCCGCCGGTGGCAGTGCGACCGGTCGCGCGTACGTGGTGTTCGGCGGCGACCTGCGCGGTGCGGTGTACCTGCGCGGCAGCAGCGGCGACGACGAGCTCGACGGCAGCGACATCGACGAGGCCATCGTCGGCGGCGGCGGCAACGACACGCTGCGTTCGCTGGGCGGCTACGACGTGCTGTACGGCGGGCCGGGCGACGACCTCATCGAGCTGGCCGACAACGGCGTGTTCCGCATCGACGGTGGCACCGGCTTCGACGTCGTCGCGCTCGTCGGCGACGGCCTGGCGCTCGACCTGCCGAGCTACCCCGAGCTCGCGCTGGTCGGCATCGAGGGCGTCGATCTCACCGGCAGCGGCGACAACGACCTGTTCCTCGAGCTACGCGACCTCCGGGCGCTGTCACGCACCAGCAACACGCTGGTCGTGACCGGCGACGCTGGCGACCAGGTGATCGCCGACCTCACCGGCTCGGGCCTGGTGGATCTCGGGGTCACCGATGGCTTCCACGTGTGGAGTGACGGCGTGCTGCAGCTCGTGGTCGCCGATGCGGTCGAGAGCTTCGTGCAGCTCTGA
- a CDS encoding serine/threonine protein kinase, which produces MQESVAHESVAQSGIDEGTRLGRYLVLQTIGRGATGVVLAAWDDELDRKVAIKLLPRRSGNERARLQHEARALARLTHPNVIRIHDVGEHEQRVFMVMEFVEGRTLVGWRAPLSELLRVWLAAGRGLAAAHAAGLVHGDFKPANVLLGVDDQPRVSDFGHARLDGSAPVGMPTVPTRLDDAISITHSDAFIGTPTTMAPELFEGAVADARSDQFAFCASLYEALWSQRPFAGDDVLTLASEVTAGRLRSPPALPVVPLRIRGALLRGLSRAPGDRFPSMSALLEVLATDAWRWPRRLAPALAVATVAWGGVTWLAAAPAPARSYCESVDTRLESLWHDDRARSLGSTFATLQPQWGADAFTQVRADLDAYVEQLRARQRGACERHGAPTNHRHVRELLCLQRAEHQLGALIDLLEHADAEVIEHAGDATAALDDVAR; this is translated from the coding sequence ATGCAGGAGTCCGTCGCACACGAGTCCGTCGCGCAAAGCGGGATCGACGAAGGCACCCGGCTCGGTCGCTACCTCGTGCTGCAGACGATCGGCCGCGGTGCCACCGGCGTGGTGCTGGCGGCGTGGGACGACGAGCTCGATCGCAAGGTGGCGATCAAGCTGCTACCGCGGCGCTCCGGCAACGAGCGCGCGCGCCTGCAGCACGAGGCCCGTGCGCTGGCACGCCTGACCCATCCCAATGTGATCCGCATCCACGACGTCGGCGAGCACGAGCAGCGCGTGTTCATGGTGATGGAGTTCGTCGAGGGCCGGACCCTCGTCGGCTGGCGCGCCCCGTTGTCGGAGCTGCTGCGGGTGTGGCTCGCCGCGGGCCGCGGGTTGGCGGCCGCCCACGCCGCCGGGCTCGTGCACGGCGACTTCAAGCCGGCCAACGTCCTGCTCGGCGTCGATGACCAGCCGCGCGTCAGTGACTTCGGCCACGCGCGGCTCGACGGCAGCGCACCCGTGGGCATGCCGACGGTGCCGACGCGACTCGACGACGCGATCTCGATCACCCACAGCGACGCGTTCATCGGAACGCCCACGACGATGGCGCCAGAGCTGTTCGAGGGCGCCGTGGCCGACGCACGCTCCGATCAATTCGCCTTCTGCGCCTCGCTCTACGAGGCGTTGTGGTCGCAGCGGCCGTTTGCCGGCGACGATGTGCTCACGCTGGCGTCGGAGGTCACCGCCGGTCGCCTGCGATCGCCGCCGGCGCTGCCGGTGGTGCCGCTGCGGATCCGCGGCGCGCTGCTGCGCGGGCTGTCGCGTGCGCCAGGCGATCGCTTCCCCAGCATGTCGGCGCTGCTCGAGGTGCTCGCGACCGACGCGTGGCGGTGGCCACGTCGCCTCGCGCCGGCCCTCGCGGTCGCAACCGTGGCCTGGGGCGGCGTGACCTGGCTGGCGGCCGCGCCGGCGCCGGCGAGGAGCTACTGCGAGAGCGTCGACACGAGACTCGAATCGTTGTGGCACGACGATCGTGCGCGCTCACTGGGCTCGACGTTCGCGACCCTTCAGCCCCAGTGGGGTGCCGACGCCTTCACGCAGGTGCGCGCGGATCTCGACGCGTACGTCGAGCAGCTCCGCGCGCGGCAACGCGGCGCATGCGAGCGACACGGCGCACCCACCAACCATCGCCACGTGCGCGAGTTGCTGTGCCTGCAGCGCGCCGAGCACCAGCTCGGCGCGTTGATCGACCTGCTCGAGCACGCCGACGCGGAGGTCATCGAGCACGCGGGCGATGCCACCGCAGCACTCGACGACGTCGCACGATGA
- a CDS encoding tetratricopeptide repeat protein, with the protein MAAAAFRDDTALAEAATAATEAEALQQPWYVAEARMIEGKIVDRNGDIAASERSFHAAFSAALASNRHDLAVSAAIGVAGATAARGDHDNALRWLDHAEAERTRTADADGELARSIASTRGQLAFHHDDLELARALFTEVLALERAQGDNDGDDDGLPATLLNIGLAEANLGHADAALGWLERSLAGEVRRHGERHPALFRPLNAICHVQTDRGETTAAIAACQRAIDLVRSARPGADPRLSPLYTNLGTAWFEAGDTAAAERAHLAALDNAMRMQPDDVLLLASIENNLGVLYGHLERFEPAAQHYGAAHARLLRAFGPDHPSTALVATNLAMVWVKQGRFDAAEALLRDGLARMRARLGDEHPDLALSYAELGRIQRERGDAAGAVELFERAWALRAATGGDDLELADTSWGLAWSLVDSGGDRGRVDALVEQAEALYRRHGGAWNDKADEMLAWHGKLPKLAGR; encoded by the coding sequence GTGGCCGCGGCCGCCTTCCGCGACGACACCGCGCTCGCCGAGGCCGCGACCGCGGCCACCGAGGCCGAGGCCCTGCAGCAACCGTGGTACGTCGCCGAGGCCCGCATGATCGAGGGCAAGATCGTCGACCGAAACGGTGACATCGCAGCCTCGGAGCGCAGCTTCCACGCGGCGTTCTCCGCAGCGCTCGCCAGCAACCGCCACGACCTCGCCGTGAGTGCCGCGATCGGTGTCGCTGGCGCGACCGCGGCCCGGGGCGATCACGACAACGCGCTGCGCTGGCTCGACCACGCCGAGGCCGAGCGCACGCGGACCGCCGATGCCGACGGCGAGCTCGCGCGATCGATCGCCAGCACGCGCGGACAGCTCGCGTTCCACCACGACGACCTCGAGCTCGCGCGCGCGCTGTTCACCGAGGTGCTCGCGCTCGAGCGGGCCCAGGGCGACAACGACGGCGACGACGACGGCCTGCCGGCGACCCTGCTGAACATCGGCCTGGCCGAGGCCAACCTCGGGCACGCCGACGCCGCGCTGGGCTGGCTCGAGCGCTCGCTCGCGGGCGAGGTCCGTCGGCACGGCGAGCGTCATCCAGCGCTGTTCCGGCCGCTCAACGCGATCTGCCACGTGCAGACCGATCGCGGAGAGACCACGGCCGCGATCGCGGCCTGCCAGCGCGCGATCGATCTGGTGCGCTCGGCCCGACCCGGCGCCGACCCGCGCCTCAGTCCGCTGTACACCAACCTCGGTACCGCATGGTTCGAGGCCGGCGACACCGCCGCGGCCGAGCGCGCCCACCTGGCCGCGCTCGACAACGCCATGCGCATGCAGCCCGACGACGTGCTCCTGCTGGCGTCGATCGAGAACAACCTCGGCGTGCTGTACGGTCACCTCGAGCGGTTCGAGCCCGCCGCGCAGCACTATGGTGCCGCCCATGCACGACTACTGCGCGCGTTCGGGCCCGATCACCCCTCGACCGCGTTGGTCGCCACCAACCTCGCGATGGTGTGGGTCAAGCAAGGCCGCTTCGACGCCGCCGAGGCGCTGCTGCGTGACGGCCTGGCCCGCATGCGCGCGCGGCTGGGCGACGAGCATCCCGACCTCGCGCTGTCGTACGCCGAGCTCGGCCGCATCCAGCGCGAGCGCGGCGACGCGGCCGGGGCCGTGGAGCTGTTCGAGCGCGCGTGGGCTCTGCGCGCGGCCACCGGTGGTGACGACCTCGAGCTCGCCGACACCTCGTGGGGGCTGGCGTGGTCGCTCGTCGACAGCGGCGGCGACAGGGGCCGTGTCGACGCCCTGGTCGAGCAGGCCGAGGCGCTCTATCGCCGACACGGAGGCGCCTGGAACGACAAGGCCGATGAGATGCTCGCGTGGCACGGGAAGCTGCCGAAGCTCGCGGGACGATGA
- a CDS encoding TonB-dependent receptor, translating into MWFMVLGCLALAPSRDYQGPTAITAEPPSGPVEGRRPSAEAVPSGAAGRRAPAAEPPPLTVPTEAQTETRSDGDVRRVVVRSRRPALTDPDRSGSVVTRRELDERLPRSAPDALRGQPGVYVQQTAHGQQSAYLRGFTGQQTVMMFDGIRLNTSTFRQGPNQYFFTVDSRTIDHLEVVRGSASTRYGSDAIGGAILTSPLEPTMVRGKRPLTVHSRGTFTTMTQDAALGGRAQIDLGLLGKVGVLAGVGYRDVNQLFAGGRIKEPATGEYQKVPPLLAPDQRTQLGTGFGELTGDVRVVAQPDAHNRITAAYYDYRQRNAPRTDFCPEATAPQNECLTYRHQNRTMLYAKYEHTGGPAAAETIRWSVSHQRQYENRYLRRGDDSSTRRSGEDSVESAGTAMTLETRRFAPASWARLQARYGFDYYHDHVRSKATLSFVSTGTKVADVSQYTDKSNYVTSGAWGIADVEITQHLRLRIGGRFAAVYARAPASRLRSSLALRRYWLTGVGHGGLTLVPVPWLSFPFSVDQAFRAPNIDDLTSRQATGGGLQFENAKLAPEHATLMEAGVRIQQPWIEVEFFAFQTLLRDHIQRRPATRQECPETDTVCGGSSFVITLENLPSVSVVRGVDGAIRLYLPYDFGAAATVSYARGDGRNPNFPLVLDAPYRVPLSRIPPLNGTAEFGWRSSEWGPYLIGAVRWARDQRRLWPTDRNDARIPKGGTPGYVVVDVRAGYRLDPHLLLALVLENVGNTAYRYHGSSVNGPGRGLLFELQAGF; encoded by the coding sequence GTGTGGTTCATGGTGCTCGGCTGCCTCGCGCTCGCGCCGAGCCGTGACTACCAGGGACCCACGGCGATCACCGCCGAACCGCCGTCTGGCCCCGTCGAAGGCCGGCGTCCCTCGGCCGAAGCCGTGCCGTCGGGGGCGGCCGGACGTCGCGCACCGGCGGCGGAGCCACCACCGCTGACGGTGCCGACCGAGGCGCAGACCGAGACGCGCAGTGACGGCGACGTGCGACGGGTCGTGGTGCGTTCGCGCCGTCCTGCGCTCACCGACCCGGACCGCAGTGGCTCGGTCGTGACGCGCCGTGAGCTCGACGAGCGTCTCCCGCGTTCGGCACCCGACGCCCTGCGCGGGCAACCCGGCGTCTACGTGCAACAGACCGCGCATGGGCAGCAGTCGGCGTATCTGCGCGGGTTCACGGGCCAGCAGACCGTGATGATGTTCGACGGGATCCGCCTGAACACGAGCACGTTTCGCCAGGGACCCAATCAGTACTTCTTCACGGTCGACTCGCGAACGATCGATCACCTCGAGGTCGTACGCGGCTCCGCCTCGACGCGCTACGGCTCCGACGCGATCGGCGGGGCGATCCTGACGTCACCGCTCGAACCGACCATGGTCCGCGGCAAGCGACCGCTGACCGTGCACTCGCGCGGCACCTTCACCACGATGACGCAGGACGCCGCGCTGGGTGGCCGCGCACAGATCGACCTGGGGCTGCTCGGCAAGGTCGGCGTGCTCGCGGGCGTGGGCTATCGCGACGTCAACCAGCTGTTCGCGGGCGGTCGCATCAAGGAGCCGGCCACCGGTGAGTACCAAAAGGTGCCTCCGTTGCTCGCCCCCGACCAACGCACGCAGCTGGGCACGGGCTTCGGCGAGCTGACCGGCGACGTCCGCGTGGTCGCGCAGCCCGACGCGCACAATCGCATCACCGCGGCGTACTATGACTATCGCCAGCGCAACGCTCCACGTACCGACTTCTGCCCCGAGGCGACCGCGCCGCAGAACGAGTGCCTGACCTATCGCCATCAGAATCGCACGATGCTCTACGCCAAGTACGAGCATACCGGAGGGCCCGCCGCGGCCGAGACGATTCGATGGAGCGTCAGCCACCAGCGGCAGTACGAGAACCGGTATCTGCGTCGTGGCGACGACTCGAGCACGCGCCGCAGTGGTGAGGACTCGGTGGAATCCGCGGGTACCGCCATGACCCTCGAGACGCGACGCTTCGCGCCCGCGTCCTGGGCGCGGCTGCAGGCGCGCTACGGCTTCGACTATTACCACGACCACGTGCGCAGCAAGGCGACGCTCTCCTTTGTCAGCACGGGCACCAAGGTCGCGGATGTCAGCCAGTACACCGACAAGTCGAACTACGTCACGAGCGGCGCGTGGGGCATCGCCGACGTCGAGATCACGCAGCACCTACGCCTGCGGATCGGCGGCCGCTTCGCCGCCGTCTATGCCCGCGCACCGGCCTCTCGCCTGCGCTCGTCGCTGGCCCTGCGTCGCTACTGGCTCACCGGGGTCGGCCACGGCGGTCTCACCCTGGTGCCGGTGCCGTGGCTGTCGTTCCCGTTCTCGGTCGATCAGGCCTTTCGCGCGCCGAACATCGACGATCTCACCAGCCGCCAGGCCACCGGCGGGGGCCTGCAGTTCGAGAACGCCAAGCTCGCGCCCGAGCACGCGACGCTGATGGAGGCCGGCGTGCGCATCCAACAGCCGTGGATCGAGGTCGAGTTCTTCGCGTTCCAGACGCTGCTGCGCGATCACATCCAGCGCCGCCCCGCGACCCGTCAGGAGTGCCCCGAGACCGACACCGTCTGTGGCGGGAGCAGCTTCGTCATCACGCTCGAGAATCTCCCTTCCGTCTCGGTGGTGCGCGGGGTCGACGGCGCCATTCGCCTGTATCTTCCGTACGACTTCGGCGCTGCGGCCACGGTCTCGTACGCCCGCGGCGACGGGCGCAACCCCAACTTCCCGCTGGTGCTGGACGCACCGTACCGCGTGCCGTTGTCTCGGATCCCGCCCCTGAACGGCACCGCCGAGTTCGGCTGGCGCTCCAGCGAGTGGGGCCCGTATCTCATCGGCGCGGTGCGGTGGGCCCGGGATCAGCGTCGCTTGTGGCCCACGGACCGAAACGACGCGCGCATCCCCAAGGGCGGCACGCCGGGCTACGTCGTCGTCGACGTGCGGGCAGGGTACCGGCTGGATCCCCACCTGCTGCTCGCGCTGGTGCTGGAGAATGTCGGCAACACCGCATACCGCTACCATGGCTCGTCGGTGAACGGCCCCGGCCGCGGCCTGCTGTTCGAGCTCCAAGCGGGGTTCTAG
- a CDS encoding IS5 family transposase has translation MVVSCSTRSSGCCELGLRGETYRSASAHGRPPGTSSTSGRRTRRSTAYFGDCGASPSRTTRTPPSCGASTGHRFELRAAAAAGGKRSDPQEPADHALGRSRGGWGTKIHILCDVEGHPLHFELSAGQAHDGPMLAPVLQGADEALHDDRGVVMEWPLALAGDKGYRAEWIDRYLLALGITPVIPTKHNETRALRPVAFNKRLYRRRSIVECLIGWLKESRRVVTRFEKTAINFGGMVRLAFIHRYLRIFGA, from the coding sequence ATCGTCGTCTCATGCTCGACGCGATCTTCTGGGTGTTGCGAACTGGGGCTCCGTGGCGAGACCTACCGGAGTGCTTCGGCCCATGGTCGACCGCCTGGGACTTCTTCGACAAGTGGACGAAGGACGAGACGTTCGACCGCGTACTTCGGCGATTGCGGAGCATCGCCGTCCCGCACGACGCGGACCCCTCCGAGTTGTGGTGCATCGACGGGACATCGATTCGAGCTGCGCGCTGCAGCAGCGGCGGGGGGAAAAAGATCCGATCCGCAGGAGCCAGCGGATCACGCTCTGGGGCGCTCCCGCGGGGGCTGGGGCACGAAGATCCACATCCTGTGTGACGTTGAGGGCCACCCACTCCACTTCGAGCTCAGCGCCGGACAAGCCCACGACGGACCGATGCTCGCGCCGGTCCTTCAAGGTGCTGACGAAGCACTGCATGATGATCGAGGTGTCGTCATGGAGTGGCCGTTGGCACTCGCAGGCGACAAGGGCTACCGCGCGGAGTGGATCGATAGGTATCTCCTCGCCCTGGGGATCACACCGGTGATCCCCACGAAGCACAACGAGACTCGAGCGCTGCGCCCGGTCGCCTTCAACAAGCGCCTCTACAGGCGCCGCAGCATCGTCGAGTGCCTCATCGGCTGGCTCAAGGAGTCGCGACGCGTGGTGACCCGCTTCGAGAAGACCGCCATCAACTTCGGCGGGATGGTCCGGCTTGCCTTCATCCACCGCTATCTACGCATCTTCGGGGCTTGA
- a CDS encoding spermidine synthase, protein MQPWELIDRETVPGYGEMTLHKRGELFVIRIDGAELMGSHDHGSERLLAKLVCDPIADKPGARVLIGGLGLGYTLRAALDALGPDATVEVAELVGATVRWNRGPLAHLAGRPLDDPRSRVRQGNVVDIIAAERGYWDAIMLDVDNGPDATKDWGNPGLYGPAGLGRIIRALRPGGRVAIWAAGETPRFIAAMRRAGLQSQCVQARKHGTSNRHVIWLGET, encoded by the coding sequence GTGCAGCCCTGGGAGCTCATCGATCGCGAGACCGTGCCTGGCTACGGCGAGATGACCTTGCACAAGCGGGGCGAGCTGTTCGTGATCCGCATCGACGGCGCGGAGCTGATGGGCAGCCACGATCATGGATCGGAGCGCCTGCTCGCCAAGCTGGTGTGCGACCCGATCGCCGACAAGCCCGGCGCGCGCGTGCTCATCGGCGGGCTCGGCCTCGGCTACACCCTGCGCGCCGCCCTCGACGCGCTCGGGCCCGACGCGACCGTCGAGGTCGCCGAGCTGGTGGGCGCGACCGTGCGGTGGAATCGCGGCCCACTGGCGCACCTCGCCGGGCGCCCACTCGACGATCCACGATCGCGAGTGCGGCAGGGCAACGTCGTCGACATCATCGCGGCGGAGCGCGGCTACTGGGACGCGATCATGCTCGATGTCGACAACGGCCCCGATGCCACCAAGGACTGGGGCAACCCGGGGCTGTACGGCCCCGCCGGCCTCGGCCGCATCATCCGCGCGCTGCGACCGGGCGGTCGGGTCGCGATCTGGGCGGCCGGTGAGACCCCGCGCTTCATCGCCGCCATGCGCCGCGCGGGCCTGCAGTCGCAGTGCGTGCAGGCGCGCAAGCACGGCACCAGCAACCGCCACGTCATCTGGCTCGGCGAGACCTGA
- a CDS encoding sigma-70 family RNA polymerase sigma factor, with product MSLDVEDLYRRFGPMVLRRCRTLLGDPETAHDAMHDVFVEICRRHETLVDAGLSSLLYRTATNVCLNRMRSTRRRPSEPASDMLARIADLDRTDERQAARSLLDRVLGREPESSATIAVLHLVDGHTLEETAEIVGMSVSGVRKRLRKLQSSLQAAQGQA from the coding sequence TTGAGCCTCGACGTCGAAGATCTCTACCGCCGCTTCGGACCCATGGTCCTGCGGCGCTGCCGGACGCTGCTCGGGGATCCCGAGACGGCCCACGATGCCATGCACGACGTATTCGTCGAAATCTGTCGCCGCCACGAGACGCTCGTCGACGCGGGCCTATCGAGTCTGCTGTACCGGACGGCCACGAACGTCTGCCTCAACCGCATGCGTTCGACGCGCCGTCGGCCGAGCGAACCCGCGAGCGACATGCTCGCACGCATCGCAGACCTCGACCGCACGGACGAGCGCCAGGCCGCGCGGTCCCTGCTCGATCGCGTGCTCGGTCGCGAGCCCGAGTCCTCCGCGACCATCGCGGTGCTGCACCTGGTCGACGGGCACACGCTCGAGGAGACCGCCGAGATCGTCGGCATGTCGGTGTCGGGCGTCCGCAAGCGACTTCGCAAGCTGCAGAGCTCACTTCAAGCCGCGCAGGGGCAGGCATGA